GGAACGTTGCGCAGGGCCGCCGGGACCCCCGGTTTCAGTCCAGAGGAAGGGAGCGTGCCGAGTGGGCACTTACGAGATCGTTGCGGTGCTGCGGCCTGATCTCGACGAGGAGGGGTTGGTCGCCGCCCTCGATCGCATCAAGCAGCGCATCGCCGAGCACGGCGGTAGCGTCACGTCGATGGACCGCTGGGGCAAGCGGAAGCTCGCGTACCCCATCCAGAAACACCGCGACGGTTACTATGCGCTCTTCGTGTTCACCCTCGACCCCGGCCACATTACTCCCCTCAGGCAGATTCTTGGGCTGAACGAAGACCTGTTTCGGTTCGCCTTCGCGTCCCACCATGCCAAACCGGTCCCTGCGGCGCCGGCAAGCTCAAGCCCTGCCGCGCCTGTAGCCGTCCCCGCGGCCACCCCGGCACCCGCCGCTCCCTCCGCATCGGGCGCGCGCGAAGGCCCTGCGGCCCCGGCGGAGACCCCGCATGTATAACCGGATTATCCTCATTGGCAGACTGACGCGGGATCCTGAGCTCCGGTACGTCCCGAGCGGTGCCCCGGTGGCCAGCTTCACACTGGCGGTCGACAGGCCATTTCGGGACCAGCAGGGCAACCGCGAAACCGACTTCATCGACATCGTCGCGTGGCGAAAACTGGCCGAGCAGGTCAGCCAATACATGTCGAAAGGCCGCATGGTTGCCGTGGAGGGCCGCCTCCAGATTCGCTCCTACGAGACCCAGGACGGTCAGAAGCGGAAAGTCGCCGAGGTGGTGGCCGACGGGATCAGGTTCCTGGACCGGGGGAAGCCGGCAGGTCCACCGGAGACTCAGGCGGCGGTGGTTCATGAAGAGGCCGCACCGGCCGGGGGGACCGAGGACGAGGATGTTCCATTTTAGCCACTGAGGCAGCATCAGGAGGATCGCAATGCCGGAAGTCAAAGACAGGGAATCACGGCCGCGTCGCGATTACCGGCGGCGCCCCAAGCGGAAAGTCTGTTCGTTCTGCGCTGAGAAATCAACGTTCATCGATTACAAGGATGTGAACCGGCTGCGCCGGTTCGTCACCGAGCGGGGAAAGATCCTTCCGCGCCGCGTCTCAGGCAACTGCGCCCGACACCAGCGCACCCTCGCGGTTGCCATCAAGCGGGCGCGCGAATTGGCCCTCCTTCCCTACACCGGTGAGTGATGAAGCGACCGCGGTCGCCGGCGGAGGTGGCCGGCCGGGCGCTCGCCGCTGACCCGGGATACCCCTCCGCCCGCAGGCAAACCCGGGGTCTCACCGAAGGCGCGATTCTCGCCGCCCTCGCCGCAGTGATCGCGGCGGTGGGACTCGTCGTTCCGCCCGTCGCGGTGTTGCTGGCTCCACTCCCGGTCATGCTGCTGGTCATTCGGTGGGGCCTGCGCACGGCGGTGCTCGCTGCCGTCGTCGCCGGCTTGATCCTTCTCCAGTTTTTCGGCCCGCTGGTCGCGGTGTCCATAACGGTGATCTTCGCTCCCATCGGATTGGCCCTCGGCTGGGGGGTGCGGCGGGGAGTCGGCGCCCAGGTGACCGTCCTCGCGGGATCCGCGGCATTTCTGCTCTCGACGATCGGGACATTTGCGCTGACCACGTTCGTGCTTCACCAGGATCTCCTTGGCCAGCTGATTCAGGCACAGGGCCAAGGGATGCACCAGTCGGTGGCGTTGCTCGAGCGGTTCGGGGCGCCACAGGAAAAGATCGACGAAATCCGCCTCCTGGCGGACGCCCAGTGCTGGGAGCACCATTGCTTCCCTCCTCCCATGGAGCAGTCCCTACGGACCGTCGTCCCTGTCGGAGTGGCGCTCGGAGCGCTCTTCTGGGGATATTTGTGTTACACGCTGGGACGGTCGGTCTTCCGCCGGATCGGCTACGAGATCCCCGCGGTTCAGCCGATGCTCACCTGGCGACTGCCGCGCCGCCTCGCCATGACGCTGGTCTGGATCAGCGCCGGGCTTTCCGGAGCAGGCCTGTTCCCCGACCTCAGCGGTATGGTGCTGAGCGCGGTGCTGTGGTTCCCCGACCTCAGCGGTATGGTGCTGAGCGCGGTGCTCCTCAACCTTTTCGTGTTTGGCTTCCAAGGCGCGCTGGTCGCCGTTGTGTGGATGAACAGACGGCAGTTCTCCCGGGCGATGCAGATCATCGCCTTCGCGGCACTCATCTCGATGCAGGCGGGCCTGGCGCTCTTTGGACTCGCGATCCTGGGCATGCTCGACACCTGGTATGACTTCCGTCGCCTCACGAGTTCGCCAGGTGCCAACCCTCAGCCGGTGCCCCAGCCGATCGCCCCGCCGGAGCGATCAGCACGAGGACCACGGGCCAAGGCGGCGCATCCCCAATGAAGGTGATCTTGTTGAAGGACGTGCCCTCCCTCGGCCGCTCGGGTGACGTGCGCGAGGTCAAAGAAGGCTACGCTCAGCACTTTCTCCTGCCGCGTGGCTTGGCCGCTCCGGCCACCACCGCCAACCTCCAGAATCTCCAAGACTCCCGCCGAGCGGCGGACCAGCGTGAGGCTCGGAGCCTCCAACAGACCACGGACCTCAAGGCCAAGCTTGAGGCACTGGTCGTCGAGGTGCGCGCGAGGGCAGGCGAGGGAGGTCGCCTCTTCGGCTCCGTCACGGCCCACGACATCGCCGAGGCCATCTCCCGCAAGGGCATCGAGATCTCGAAGAAACACGTCGAGCTTGCGGAGCCGATCAAGGCGACGGGCTT
This sequence is a window from bacterium. Protein-coding genes within it:
- the ssb gene encoding single-stranded DNA-binding protein encodes the protein MYNRIILIGRLTRDPELRYVPSGAPVASFTLAVDRPFRDQQGNRETDFIDIVAWRKLAEQVSQYMSKGRMVAVEGRLQIRSYETQDGQKRKVAEVVADGIRFLDRGKPAGPPETQAAVVHEEAAPAGGTEDEDVPF
- the rpsR gene encoding 30S ribosomal protein S18, whose translation is MPEVKDRESRPRRDYRRRPKRKVCSFCAEKSTFIDYKDVNRLRRFVTERGKILPRRVSGNCARHQRTLAVAIKRARELALLPYTGE
- the rplI gene encoding 50S ribosomal protein L9, with translation MKVILLKDVPSLGRSGDVREVKEGYAQHFLLPRGLAAPATTANLQNLQDSRRAADQREARSLQQTTDLKAKLEALVVEVRARAGEGGRLFGSVTAHDIAEAISRKGIEISKKHVELAEPIKATGFYKVPVYLHPKVSAMVEVNVVGTS
- the rpsF gene encoding 30S ribosomal protein S6, which codes for MGTYEIVAVLRPDLDEEGLVAALDRIKQRIAEHGGSVTSMDRWGKRKLAYPIQKHRDGYYALFVFTLDPGHITPLRQILGLNEDLFRFAFASHHAKPVPAAPASSSPAAPVAVPAATPAPAAPSASGAREGPAAPAETPHV
- a CDS encoding DUF2232 domain-containing protein, with translation MKRPRSPAEVAGRALAADPGYPSARRQTRGLTEGAILAALAAVIAAVGLVVPPVAVLLAPLPVMLLVIRWGLRTAVLAAVVAGLILLQFFGPLVAVSITVIFAPIGLALGWGVRRGVGAQVTVLAGSAAFLLSTIGTFALTTFVLHQDLLGQLIQAQGQGMHQSVALLERFGAPQEKIDEIRLLADAQCWEHHCFPPPMEQSLRTVVPVGVALGALFWGYLCYTLGRSVFRRIGYEIPAVQPMLTWRLPRRLAMTLVWISAGLSGAGLFPDLSGMVLSAVLWFPDLSGMVLSAVLLNLFVFGFQGALVAVVWMNRRQFSRAMQIIAFAALISMQAGLALFGLAILGMLDTWYDFRRLTSSPGANPQPVPQPIAPPERSARGPRAKAAHPQ